In Eleutherodactylus coqui strain aEleCoq1 chromosome 4, aEleCoq1.hap1, whole genome shotgun sequence, the following are encoded in one genomic region:
- the LOC136624442 gene encoding zinc finger protein OZF-like produces the protein MTFTIFISQLVNPDEDLIHIDATETHVRGDQPCKEGIPTDDPPDNDTRGSEGHLTSMDCRAEDHGITQDTYEEPAIIPDIPSALHSKDLSSDPSKQVPSSDSSQTIKQCKIYRRNVEHEGVEAMKKSYSCSECGKSFTQKSNLMKHQIIHTGKKSFSYSECGKSSTDKSDLIKHQRTHTGNRPYSCSECGKSFSYKTVLVQHHKIHTGEKPFLCSECGKCFTQKSHLVEHQRIHTGEKPYSCSECGKSFSYKTYLVKHHKIHTGEKPFSCSECGKCFTQKSHLVEHQRTHTGEKPYSCSECGKCFTLKSDLVRHQRTHTGEKPFSCSECGKCFTQKSVLVKHQKTHTGEKP, from the exons atgacttttacaatatttatttcacagctggtgaatccggatgaagatctgatccacattgatgctacagagacacacgtgaggggggatcagccgtgtaaggaggggattcctacagatgaccccccag ATAATGACACCAGGGGCTCAGAGGGACATCTGACATCAATGGATTGTAGAGCGGAAGATcatggtatcacacaagatacatatgaagagcctgccattatcccagatataccctcagcccttcacagcaaagatctatcatctgatccttctaaacaggttccatcttctgattcatcacagactatTAAACAATGCAAAATTTATAGAAGAAATGTTGAACATGAAGGAGTTGAAGCAATGAagaagtcatattcatgttcagaatgtgggaaatcttttacacAAAAATCAAATCTCATGAAGCATCAGATAATTCATACAGGGAAGAAATCATTTTCAtattctgaatgtgggaaatcttctaCAGATAAATCAGATCTTATTaagcatcagagaactcacacaggaaatAGGCCATATtcgtgttctgaatgtgggaaatctttttcaTATAAAACAGTTCTTGTTCAACACcacaaaattcacacaggggagaaaccatttttatgttctgaatgtgggaaatgttttacccagaaatcacatcttgttgaacatcagagaattcacacaggggagaagccatattcatgttcagaatgtgggaaatctttttcaTATAAAACATATCTTGTTAAACACcacaaaattcacacaggggagaagccattttcatgttctgaatgtgggaaatgttttacccagaaatcacatcttgtcgaacatcagagaactcacacaggggagaagccatattcatgttcagaatgtgggaaatgttttaccctgaAATCAGATCTGgtcagacatcagagaactcacacgggggagaaaccattttcatgttcagaatgtgggaaatgttttacccagaaatcagttcttgttaaacatcagaaaactcacacgggggagaagccatAG